The following are encoded together in the Vibrio zhugei genome:
- the recR gene encoding recombination mediator RecR gives MRTSPMLEHLMEALRCLPGVGPKSAQRMAFHLLQRDRKGGLQLADALSKAMVEIGHCRECRTFTEDDVCHICNNHKRAESGQICVVESPADIAALEATGQFSGRYFVLMGHLSPLDGIGPSDIGLDILDYRLQRGDVQEVILATNPTVEGEATAHYIGELCREHEVSASRIAHGVPMGGELELVDGTTLSHSLIGRLKLS, from the coding sequence ATGCGGACCAGTCCTATGCTGGAGCATTTGATGGAGGCCCTACGTTGTCTGCCGGGAGTCGGTCCTAAGTCAGCTCAACGTATGGCCTTTCATTTGTTACAGCGTGATAGAAAAGGTGGCTTGCAGTTAGCCGATGCGCTTAGTAAAGCGATGGTCGAAATTGGCCATTGTCGTGAATGCCGCACCTTTACAGAAGACGATGTTTGTCATATCTGTAATAACCATAAACGTGCCGAAAGTGGTCAAATCTGTGTGGTTGAAAGCCCAGCAGATATTGCTGCGCTGGAAGCAACGGGGCAATTTTCCGGTCGATACTTCGTTTTGATGGGGCATTTATCGCCATTAGATGGTATTGGGCCGAGCGATATTGGACTCGATATCCTCGATTACCGCTTACAACGGGGAGATGTGCAGGAAGTCATTCTGGCCACGAATCCCACGGTTGAAGGGGAAGCGACCGCCCATTATATTGGTGAGCTTTGTCGAGAGCATGAAGTCTCTGCCAGTCGTATTGCTCACGGGGTTCCGATGGGCGGTGAGCTAGAGTTGGTTGATGGTACGACATTGTCGCATTCACTGATTGGGCGACTGAAATTATCGTAA
- a CDS encoding YbaB/EbfC family nucleoid-associated protein, with protein MFGGKGGMGNLMKQAQQMQDRMQKMQEEVANMEVTGESGAGLVKVTITGSHSVRRVDIDESLMEDDKEMLEDLIAAAFNDAARRVEETQKEKMESVTGGMQLPPGMKMPF; from the coding sequence ATGTTTGGTGGAAAAGGCGGTATGGGCAACCTCATGAAGCAAGCCCAACAAATGCAAGATCGCATGCAAAAGATGCAAGAAGAAGTGGCAAATATGGAAGTCACCGGTGAATCTGGTGCAGGCTTAGTAAAAGTGACCATTACTGGTAGCCATAGCGTGCGTCGTGTTGACATCGATGAAAGCTTGATGGAAGACGATAAAGAAATGCTTGAAGACTTGATTGCAGCAGCATTTAATGATGCGGCGCGTCGTGTCGAAGAAACACAAAAAGAAAAAATGGAATCAGTGACTGGCGGTATGCAATTGCCACCAGGCATGAAAATGCCATTTTAA